AGTTTAGTAGACAGTGACACAACCTATGACTAATTTTGTATCTCTGCCTTTGATGAATCTGGTTTTTTCTTGTacaacaaaaacagaatacaACCCCAGGCAGAGGACGGTCCCAGGCACTCCATGATTTGTGTCCTCAGAGAGCCAGAAGGTTCTCCTGGATCAGAGGATTAGTAAGCAAAAACTCTGGCATTTTCAATTAGATTACAGTTTGCCATAACCATCtcactgttttctcttcttagGCAATCTCAGAACTGGTCAGCCCAGACATCTTCATGCAGTCTCACTCAGAAAATGCAATTTCAGTCAAAGAAATCGTCACTGAGATTGAATCCATCAGTCAAGGAGTTGGACAGATTCAAGTGAAAGGCGACATCCTATCCATTCCATGCCATACACCAAAGAAGCACATCGTCCATGAGCTGCCCCTTGAGAGGGTCCAAGCCGCAGAGAACAAACCTGGAAATCTGGAGCAGAGTGAAGGTTCCTGCACAGCCCAGCCTGAACTAGCCAAAGACTCAGGGAAGTGGGAGCCAGAAGGGTGCCCAGTGGCACACTCATCCACCACAGAGTTGGAAGAAGAGGAACCAGCTGAGGGGGAACAAGAGCTCTGGGGCCCAGGGATGCCCCCGGGTGCCAAGTGGTACCCCGGGTCCGTGAGGCGAGCCACCTTGGAGTTTGAGGAGCGCTTGCGGCAGGAGCAAGAGCACCACGGTGCTGCCGCTGCTTGTACCTCGTCGTCCACTCGTAAGAATTCCAAGAATGATTCTTCTTCTGTGGCAGATCTAGCACCAAAAGGGAAGAGTGATGAAGCCACCCTAGAACATTCATTTGTCCCCAAGGAACCAGAGATGAGCAAGGGCAAAGGGAAATGCAGTGGGTCCGAGGCTGGCTCCCTACCCCATTCGGAGCAGCATGCCATCGTTCCAGCACCCGAGCTGCTGGAGTCTCACCCGTTGCCAGCTCCTCAGAAGTGCCCAGGGTCAGGTCCCAGAACACAGCAGGAAGGAGTCCTGAAGGAGCAGAGGACTTCGGTCTCATGCCAGGGACCTGAGACACCAGCAGTCCCTCTGCCTCTTCCCAAGAAGATAGAAATCATTGAATACACCCACACAGTCACGACACCCGATCACGGGCCAGAGGGGGAAACAGCCACCGGTGAAAAGAGTGGGGAGCAGGGACTGAGGAAAGTGAAAGTGGAGGAGTCCATCACTGTCCTCTGTGCACTGGATGAAAATCTGAACCGGACACTGAGCCCCGACCAGGCTTCTCTGCACCCCAGAGCGCTACCTCTGCCTCATTCTTCCTCTCCCGAGCATGAGCACGGCAGGCCCgcccacccagcccccaccctgaGCAGCCCTGAAGACTGGGGCAACAGCCCAGCAGCTGCCCTGGAGACAGCAGCGCCTTTTGTCAGTCACTCAACCCGCGTACTTGGTGCCAGCTTGGCTTACCTGCGTCCCCAGACGGTGGTTCACCTGGAAGGCTTCACAGGGCAAAGCAGCACCACAGACGATGAGCCCTCTGCAGAGAAGGGCAGCTGGGAAGAAAGTCAGGAGGGCCCCCTCTCCAGGGGCAGTGAAATGCCATATCAGGGCTCCCAGTTAAGTAGCGAAGACCTGTGTTTAATTAGCAAACTCGGTGACAGTGTTGGGGAGCGACAAGAAAAACTGGACCCATCACCTGTAGCCTGTCAGCTCCCACACAGCTCTAGTAGTGACGGTATAAAGGGTCTCAGTCACAGCCCCAGTGGGGTGAAGGAGCGCGCTAAAGAAATCGAGTCCCGAGCGATTTCTCAGGTAGGGCTCCCCAAACCATCGCAAATGAGGCGTTCAGCTTCCCTCGCCAAGTTAGGTTACCTGGACCTCTGTAAAGACTGTTTACCAGAGAGGGGGCCTGTCTGCTCTGAGTCCCCTCATCTCAAACTGCTTCAGCCCTTCATCAGAACGGGCTCGGGAATGGAGGCCCAGGAGCCCCCAGAAAACCCAGATGCTCCCCAGAACCTAGAGCCCACCAAGTATTTCATAGAGCAACTCAAAACAACAGAGTGTATCGCACAGAGCAAGCCAGTGCAGAGGCCCCTTGTACAGTATGCCAAAGAATTTGGTTCCAGTCAGCAGTGTTTGCTCCCCAGGGCAGGCCCTGAATTGACTAGTTCTGAAGGAGGCCTTCCTTTGGTACAGACCCAGGGACTGCAGGGTGCAGGCCCAGCTCCAGGGCTGGCTGTAGTGCCCCGTCAGCAGCACGGCAGAACTCACCCCCTAAGGAGACTGAAAAAAGCAAATGATAAAAAACGGACAACCAACCCCTTCTATAATACCATGTGATTCTGAGCCTATACATGTGACTTTCTGAAAGAAATGTTTGTAAAAGGGGCAGGTGTAATATGTAAGGAACATGCACTTTATtggttaattttataatattttggtCATTTTACTGTTCCTGGCGCATGCAGGGTTTGGTttatttcctctgtgtgtgtgagagagagagagagtttgatTTGGACGGCAAgaccattttatcattttttatttttggaaaatgcaaaCCTCAAAAAATACTCATTTTCAAAGAACACCTTTATCAAAGGCAAGTTGCTGTTTTTCAATCTACTGCCACCTGCTCCTCATTTTGCCCCCCGAGGGAAGGAATGCTTGCTTGATTGAGGAAGGAAGCAGATGGGGAAGGTGGGGTTGAAGCTGGAAATTGGAAATGCTGCCCCAGGCCTGTGTGATGATGGTTAGGTCTCCAGACCTGATGCATTGGATTCACTGAAGGGGGCAGCCCAACGTCAGCATGCTCTCAGACTtggtccccagccccagccccagccccttggAGTTCCCGAAATGGGCaggttctgctttgctttcaaagaggGTCTTCCAGAATTCATTTCTCCTGGTCTCCAGAGTGTATCATTACAAAAAGGCCTGATAATGGCTGGCTTTGTAAACTTATCAAGCAAATACTTGTTTACCCCaagcaaataattttattaaatttaaaatgaactcCAAAGGAAATCCAAGAGGTCCTCTCTAGAGGaaagcagaagaggaggaggtgaaATTGGGGGTGGAGAGGCCACCACCGCCCAGTATCTTCCAGGTGGATGGGCTCCACACAGGTGGTcatcctaccccaccccacccccatgccctgGAAATGTGCCCTGCAGCATTCTCCCAACTAAAACACAATAGGGACAAGTTTGAAAAACAGCAATTAAAAGTCAGTGTGTTCTTGTAAAATGAATACATATGTAGGGTTTTAACCCTTTCGTTACTTGAATAATTCTGTGGGCCTTCTAAGTTTAATGGccatattttttccaatttattttcctCCCTCATGCTGTTTCTCCCAGTgctgcctattttttttaattttgtaggtATTTGAATTGTTACATTACATATGTATAACCTCCATTGAatgcaatgttttctttttaatattatcaCTGTTAACACTtgacataagtttttttttttttccttttcctggaagATTTGTCATTTCTCTAGTTTATACACAGTACTTATGTACATAATGTTGTCACTTTCTTACATTGTTTTGTTGTTAATGTTGTATGTTGTAGGGTCTTTTTGATTTATCCATTTTAAGAAATAGTAAAGCTGCAACTGGAAAACatacggacaccacagaaataagaCTGATGGGTGTTGGTAGGAATCTGCAGAGCATATATTgatggtggtttttttttaaatggagacttGTAATCACCAGCTCCTGCCAAATTATGCGTTAGTAACTTCCTCCTCAGAGAAACCCCTAAAGGCTCCCATTAGATCACAGTTTGACTGAAGGCTGATTTCTCTTTGAGACTGAAATCCCAGAATGTTGTTTGCCACTAGCTGAACCAGAGCCAGGGAGTATATGTGAGTGTTACTGCTGCCCAGGGTGGAAGCTCCTAATGGATTAGGCTGAAGGGCTGCAGGGAGGCCTCAGCCAAGGGCAGGCACCCTTAATGACCGCGTTTAGGATGCTGTTGCTTTGCTGCTGTTGTGGAGGTCCGTGACACAGGAGCACCTGCCGTAAACAAGCCTGTTTCAGCTTCTTACAGAAAACATATTTAGCTTGGAATGGAACACCCACTGCAGCTCATCAAAACTGAAGAGGTTTGCAGATTTGCTTCCTGTTTGCTTTGGTGGTTGTCCACATTGCTGAGAGGTTGACCGAGCACAGAGCTAAGATTCAGGTTTTGGGTTCATCACAGCACTGAGAGGAAAAAACAGATGCACAGACTGTCAAGGTGATGTCAGAGGCCAGAGTTCGATGAGGACAGGTGGTACGGTGACCCAAAGGA
This Balaenoptera acutorostrata chromosome 20, mBalAcu1.1, whole genome shotgun sequence DNA region includes the following protein-coding sequences:
- the SSH2 gene encoding protein phosphatase Slingshot homolog 2 isoform X8 produces the protein MMQKDLENITSKEIRTELEMQMVCNLREFKEFIDNEMIVILGQMDSPTQIFEHVFLGSEWNASNLEDLQNRGVRYILNVTREIDNFFPGVFEYHNIRVYDEEATDLLAYWNDTYKFISKAKKHGSKCLVHCKMGVSRSASTVIAYAMKEYGWNLDRAYDYVKERRTVTKPNPSFMRQLEEYQGILLASKQRHNKLWRSHSDSDLSDHHEPICKAGLELNKKEITTSADQIAEVKTMESHPPIPPVFVEHVVPQDENQKGLCTKERMICLEFTSREFHAGQIEDELNLNDINGCSSGCCLNESKFPLDNCHASKALIQPGQDPEMANKFPDLTVEDLETDALKADMNVHLLPMEELTSRLKDLPMSPDADSPSPQPSCQAEVSDFSTDRIDFFSALEKFVELSQETRSRSFSHSRMEELGGGRSESCRLSVVEVAPSEATADDQRSSSLSNTPHASEESSIDEEQSKAISELVSPDIFMQSHSENAISVKEIVTEIESISQGVGQIQVKGDILSIPCHTPKKHIVHELPLERVQAAENKPGNLEQSEGSCTAQPELAKDSGKWEPEGCPVAHSSTTELEEEEPAEGEQELWGPGMPPGAKWYPGSVRRATLEFEERLRQEQEHHGAAAACTSSSTRKNSKNDSSSVADLAPKGKSDEATLEHSFVPKEPEMSKGKGKCSGSEAGSLPHSEQHAIVPAPELLESHPLPAPQKCPGSGPRTQQEGVLKEQRTSVSCQGPETPAVPLPLPKKIEIIEYTHTVTTPDHGPEGETATGEKSGEQGLRKVKVEESITVLCALDENLNRTLSPDQASLHPRALPLPHSSSPEHEHGRPAHPAPTLSSPEDWGNSPAAALETAAPFVSHSTRVLGASLAYLRPQTVVHLEGFTGQSSTTDDEPSAEKGSWEESQEGPLSRGSEMPYQGSQLSSEDLCLISKLGDSVGERQEKLDPSPVACQLPHSSSSDGIKGLSHSPSGVKERAKEIESRAISQVGLPKPSQMRRSASLAKLGYLDLCKDCLPERGPVCSESPHLKLLQPFIRTGSGMEAQEPPENPDAPQNLEPTKYFIEQLKTTECIAQSKPVQRPLVQYAKEFGSSQQCLLPRAGPELTSSEGGLPLVQTQGLQGAGPAPGLAVVPRQQHGRTHPLRRLKKANDKKRTTNPFYNTM